A section of the Terriglobia bacterium genome encodes:
- the rplI gene encoding 50S ribosomal protein L9 — protein MEVILKEDVSKLGHRGDVVKVAEGYGRNYLLPRKLAIEATPANRAVIEQMRGAALRRSAREKGEAEELAKQFDGLTLHFTRKSGEKDHLFGSVTSGDVAEGLEKKGFNVDRRKIQLDEPLKMLGEFTVQIRLHRDVATSVKVIIEKEAATE, from the coding sequence ATGGAAGTCATCCTGAAGGAAGACGTATCCAAGCTGGGCCATCGCGGCGACGTCGTGAAGGTGGCCGAGGGATACGGACGCAACTACCTGCTGCCGCGCAAGCTGGCTATCGAGGCCACGCCGGCCAACCGCGCCGTGATCGAGCAGATGCGCGGCGCTGCTTTGCGCCGCTCCGCCCGCGAGAAGGGCGAAGCCGAGGAACTGGCCAAGCAGTTCGACGGCCTGACCCTGCACTTCACCCGCAAGTCCGGCGAGAAGGACCACCTCTTCGGCTCGGTCACCTCGGGCGATGTCGCCGAAGGCCTGGAGAAGAAGGGCTTCAACGTCGATCGCCGCAAGATCCAGCTCGACGAGCCGCTCAAGATGCTGGGCGAGTTCACCGTCCAGATACGCCTGCACCGCGACGTGGCCACGTCGGTCAAGGTCATCATCGAGAAGGAAGCCGCGACCGAGTAG
- the rpsR gene encoding 30S ribosomal protein S18: MADEEKVQAPATTEAAASEQPAAAPQPQAQVQTQAPQQRPRMGGDRGPRPGGDRGPRSGGREGGPRKFFRRKKVCKFCVEKIDSINYKDVRLLAQFVAERGKIVPRRLTGVCTPHQRRLTAAIKQARNIALLPFAARI; the protein is encoded by the coding sequence ATGGCTGACGAAGAGAAAGTCCAGGCACCCGCAACCACCGAAGCCGCGGCCTCCGAGCAACCGGCAGCGGCCCCGCAGCCGCAGGCCCAGGTCCAGACCCAGGCGCCGCAGCAGCGTCCCCGTATGGGAGGCGATCGCGGCCCCCGCCCCGGCGGCGATCGCGGTCCCCGTTCCGGCGGCCGCGAAGGCGGTCCCCGCAAGTTCTTCCGCCGCAAGAAGGTCTGCAAGTTCTGCGTCGAGAAGATCGATTCCATCAACTACAAGGACGTGCGCCTGCTCGCGCAGTTCGTGGCCGAGCGCGGCAAGATCGTTCCCCGGCGTCTGACCGGCGTATGCACGCCGCACCAGCGCCGCCTCACCGCCGCTATCAAGCAGGCCCGCAACATCGCCCTGCTGCCGTTCGCGGCGAGGATCTAG
- the rpsF gene encoding 30S ribosomal protein S6, whose amino-acid sequence MQRTYEVMFIVRPDMADEDLDKLISSLETSVTTAGGAVKNVEKMGKRRLAYTVRRFQDGLYILLTLEGTGQMVTELERRLRVTEPVIKFITVRVDEEQKRQDKIKKIRATHQKRAPEPAAEPATGEPATPAAV is encoded by the coding sequence ATGCAACGTACTTATGAAGTGATGTTTATCGTCCGGCCCGACATGGCCGACGAAGATCTCGACAAGCTGATCTCGTCACTCGAGACCAGCGTTACCACCGCCGGCGGCGCCGTCAAGAACGTGGAGAAGATGGGCAAGCGCCGCCTGGCTTACACCGTTCGCAGGTTCCAGGACGGCTTGTACATCCTGCTCACCCTCGAGGGCACGGGCCAGATGGTGACCGAGCTGGAGCGCCGCCTGCGCGTCACCGAGCCGGTGATCAAGTTCATCACCGTGCGCGTGGACGAGGAACAGAAGCGGCAGGACAAGATCAAGAAGATCCGCGCCACGCACCAGAAGCGTGCGCCCGAGCCCGCAGCCGAGCCGGCTACCGGCGAACCGGCGACGCCCGCCGCGGTCTAA
- the pth gene encoding aminoacyl-tRNA hydrolase, giving the protein MKLIVGLGNPGIEYQFTPHNMGFLAVDRIAEDCGVRVSNRHGRALTGKAVIAGHDVLLAKPETFMNLSGMSVRELVREYQADPAQDLIVVYDELDLPLGQLRIRPRGSSAGHNGLESIIGALGTQEFTRVRLGIAPGHPVKDGARYVLSQIKRSQEAAIADMLDSAADAVKVILADGVPQAMNRFNRKVESAEPEA; this is encoded by the coding sequence GTGAAGCTGATTGTCGGTCTCGGCAATCCGGGCATCGAGTATCAGTTCACGCCGCACAACATGGGGTTTTTGGCGGTGGACCGCATCGCGGAAGACTGTGGCGTGCGGGTGAGCAACCGCCATGGCCGGGCGTTGACCGGCAAGGCCGTGATCGCGGGACACGACGTTCTCCTGGCCAAGCCGGAGACGTTCATGAACCTCAGCGGCATGTCGGTACGCGAGTTGGTGCGCGAGTACCAGGCCGATCCGGCGCAGGACCTGATCGTGGTGTATGACGAGCTGGACCTGCCGCTTGGCCAGTTGCGCATCCGCCCGCGGGGAAGCTCGGCGGGCCACAACGGCCTGGAGTCGATCATCGGGGCGCTGGGCACGCAGGAATTCACCCGCGTGCGCCTGGGCATCGCCCCGGGGCACCCGGTGAAGGACGGCGCCCGGTACGTGCTGTCGCAGATCAAGCGCTCGCAGGAAGCAGCGATCGCCGACATGCTCGACAGCGCCGCCGATGCGGTGAAGGTCATCCTCGCCGATGGCGTGCCACAGGCCATGAACCGGTTCAACCGCAAGGTCGAATCGGCGGAACCGGAAGCGTAG
- a CDS encoding 50S ribosomal protein L25: MATATASNVVEAQPRQDSSRGKNEARRVRAAGRIPAVLYGAKKPTIALLVDPKQMLRILHSDTGHNTIFDLQAGTERTKAMIVDWQYEPINSSLLHVDLKRIAMDMRMKVAVPVRLLGTPEGVKTQGGILEQVLREVEVECLPADIPGHIDADVAHLVFGTDLRVSGLPHSEKLKFLTVADQIVAHIVSVKEHVEEKPAEAGVEVAAAPAEPEVIKKGKQEAEEGAAVGAAEAKPEKAEKAEKAEKKEKK; encoded by the coding sequence ATGGCTACAGCAACAGCAAGCAACGTAGTGGAAGCGCAACCGCGGCAGGATTCGTCGCGCGGCAAGAACGAAGCTCGGCGGGTGCGCGCCGCCGGCCGCATCCCGGCCGTGCTTTATGGCGCCAAGAAGCCGACCATCGCGCTGCTCGTCGATCCGAAGCAGATGCTGCGCATCCTGCATTCGGATACCGGGCATAACACCATCTTCGACCTCCAGGCCGGCACGGAGCGCACCAAGGCCATGATCGTGGATTGGCAGTACGAGCCCATCAACAGCTCCCTGCTCCACGTGGATCTGAAGCGGATCGCCATGGACATGCGCATGAAGGTTGCAGTGCCTGTCCGCCTCCTGGGCACGCCCGAGGGCGTGAAGACGCAGGGCGGCATCCTCGAGCAGGTGCTGCGCGAAGTCGAGGTCGAGTGTCTGCCGGCCGACATACCGGGCCACATTGACGCCGACGTTGCGCACCTGGTCTTCGGCACCGACCTGCGCGTCTCCGGCCTGCCGCACAGCGAGAAGCTGAAGTTCCTTACCGTCGCGGACCAGATCGTGGCCCACATCGTGTCGGTGAAGGAGCATGTTGAGGAGAAACCGGCCGAGGCGGGCGTGGAAGTCGCTGCCGCTCCTGCCGAGCCCGAAGTCATCAAGAAGGGCAAGCAGGAGGCTGAGGAAGGCGCTGCCGTGGGCGCGGCGGAAGCCAAGCCCGAAAAGGCCGAAAAGGCCGAGAAGGCCGAGAAGAAAGAGAAGAAGTGA
- a CDS encoding ribose-phosphate pyrophosphokinase has protein sequence MATTVATAENKTQEPSQQPKTDRKPQRARHDDKFKIFSGTANPALADEVCAHVGMPRGQATVTRFQDGETYVQLQENVRGTDVFVLQPTCFPVDQHLMELLLMIDALKRASARRITPVITYYGYARQDRKDKPRAPISSKLVADMITTAGAHRVLVIDLHAPQIQGFFNIPVDHLFASPVLVSYCKEAAFPNLTVVSPDAGGVERARFFAKKMDSALAIVDKRRTGMDESEVMHVIGDVHGRTCLLLDDIIDTAGTLCKTAEALVEAGAAKVYACATHPVFSGKAIERIAKSKLEQVIVTNTIPLTELGRQEPKIRVLSIAGLIARAIQSIHEETSVSTLFT, from the coding sequence ATGGCGACGACAGTGGCAACCGCGGAAAACAAGACGCAGGAGCCCTCGCAACAGCCCAAGACCGATCGCAAACCGCAGAGGGCACGGCACGACGACAAGTTCAAGATCTTCTCCGGGACGGCGAACCCGGCGCTGGCCGACGAGGTGTGTGCCCACGTGGGCATGCCGCGTGGCCAGGCCACGGTGACCCGCTTCCAGGACGGTGAGACCTACGTGCAGTTGCAGGAGAACGTGCGCGGCACCGACGTCTTCGTGCTGCAGCCCACCTGCTTCCCGGTGGACCAGCACCTGATGGAGCTGCTGCTGATGATCGACGCGCTCAAGCGCGCCTCGGCGCGCCGCATCACTCCCGTCATCACCTATTACGGGTACGCGCGCCAGGACCGCAAGGACAAGCCGCGCGCACCCATCAGCTCCAAGCTGGTGGCCGACATGATCACCACCGCCGGTGCGCATCGCGTCCTGGTCATCGACCTGCACGCGCCGCAGATCCAGGGCTTCTTCAACATTCCCGTGGACCACCTGTTTGCGTCCCCGGTGCTGGTGTCGTACTGCAAGGAAGCCGCCTTTCCCAACCTGACGGTGGTCTCTCCCGATGCCGGCGGCGTGGAGCGTGCGCGCTTCTTCGCCAAGAAGATGGACTCGGCGCTGGCCATCGTGGACAAGCGCCGCACGGGCATGGACGAGTCCGAGGTCATGCACGTCATCGGCGACGTCCACGGGCGCACCTGCCTGCTGCTCGACGACATCATCGACACCGCCGGCACCCTGTGCAAGACCGCCGAGGCGCTGGTCGAGGCGGGCGCGGCCAAGGTCTATGCCTGCGCCACCCACCCCGTGTTCTCCGGCAAGGCCATCGAACGCATCGCGAAGTCGAAACTTGAGCAAGTCATTGTTACCAACACCATCCCGCTCACGGAACTGGGGCGGCAGGAACCCAAGATCAGGGTGCTCTCCATCGCCGGTCTCATCGCACGGGCGATCCAGTCGATCCACGAGGAGACCTCGGTCAGCACGCTATTCACATAA
- a CDS encoding 4-(cytidine 5'-diphospho)-2-C-methyl-D-erythritol kinase, which yields MPVAVRSFAKINIGLRIGPTRPDGFHELRTVYQTIALHDVVRVSVGRGSGIELRSNARSVPTDRSNTCHRIADLVLRTLGKRARVTIAIEKRLPVQGGLGGASSNAVATMLGLERVLKVELSPRDRLRIATEVGSDVPLFLVGGTILGTGRGEEVYPLEDLPALDCVVVMPTAGVSTPQAFAAWDRRSGRIRGGQSRKLTSPAISSKMNRFSHSIFAWLRGSSTGVPSPVRWRGAGDRAEALLLDLVRAGIENDFERVVFSEHPELRDVKRALERVGARYASLSGSGSVVYGLFSSKTAARTAVERLKGNGIPAQATRTLSRRQYWRRMFV from the coding sequence ATGCCCGTCGCGGTTCGCTCGTTCGCCAAGATCAACATCGGCCTGCGCATCGGTCCCACGCGCCCCGATGGATTTCACGAGCTGCGCACCGTGTACCAGACCATCGCGCTGCACGATGTGGTGCGCGTCAGCGTGGGCCGGGGCAGCGGTATCGAGTTGAGATCCAACGCGCGCAGCGTCCCCACCGACCGATCTAACACCTGCCATCGCATTGCCGACCTCGTCCTGCGCACGCTCGGCAAGCGCGCCAGGGTCACCATCGCCATCGAGAAAAGGCTGCCGGTGCAGGGCGGCCTGGGCGGCGCCTCGTCCAACGCCGTCGCCACCATGCTGGGGCTGGAGCGCGTGCTGAAGGTTGAGCTCTCTCCCCGAGACCGCCTGCGCATCGCCACCGAGGTCGGCTCCGACGTGCCCCTGTTCCTGGTCGGCGGCACCATCCTCGGCACCGGCCGCGGCGAGGAGGTCTATCCCCTGGAAGACCTGCCTGCTCTCGACTGCGTGGTAGTCATGCCTACCGCTGGCGTCTCCACCCCACAAGCGTTCGCGGCCTGGGATCGGCGTTCCGGGCGAATCCGAGGGGGCCAGTCCAGGAAATTGACCTCTCCCGCTATATCCAGTAAAATGAATCGGTTCAGCCACTCTATTTTTGCGTGGCTGAGGGGTTCTTCCACCGGTGTTCCCAGCCCCGTGCGGTGGAGAGGGGCCGGGGACCGGGCCGAGGCACTGCTTCTCGACCTTGTCCGTGCCGGGATCGAAAACGACTTTGAACGGGTCGTCTTTTCTGAGCATCCCGAACTGCGTGACGTGAAGCGTGCCCTGGAGCGGGTAGGAGCCCGGTATGCGTCCCTCTCCGGCTCAGGGTCGGTTGTCTACGGGCTGTTTTCCTCGAAAACGGCGGCCCGCACTGCGGTGGAGCGCCTGAAGGGTAATGGTATTCCGGCGCAGGCGACGAGGACCTTGTCGCGCCGGCAGTACTGGCGGCGGATGTTTGTATGA
- a CDS encoding SRPBCC family protein yields the protein MSRIPVLSTLFEWEGTVGRGQYFGYGATLFALKYTVDRVVAKQVFHRPWTPLNYYEPAGAFSIVSLPASEQRFFYTMLAIAIPFIWFGVLLTVKRLRDLGYPLGWTVLFFVPFVNLLFFVVLSILPGDSAAASATVQATSYWENVAPESKLGAAFAGVLLCTPIALLLTLFGVKVLANYGWGLFVGVPFVVGFVSVAVYNLGGRRRKRESIAVSMLALLIAGTTLLFVAIEGAVCLLMALPIAAPIAMMGGALAHSIFSRPLPPHPVPQVFGALVLALPMLMAGEQGAHLPPRPIAIHSEVVVNAPPQKVWNQLIAFAQIPDQREWLFHTGVAYPIRAEIQGHGPGAVRYCVFSTGAFVEPIEVWDEPHRLSFSVRDQPPVMQEWSPYDIKPAHLAQNYLLSRRGEFRLTELPGGRTRLEGTTWYENRFWPGAYWQVWSDYFIHRIHMRVLEHIKTLAER from the coding sequence GTGAGCCGCATTCCAGTGTTGTCCACGCTGTTCGAATGGGAGGGCACCGTCGGCCGCGGCCAGTACTTCGGCTACGGTGCGACGCTGTTTGCGCTGAAATACACGGTCGACAGAGTGGTCGCGAAGCAGGTCTTCCACCGGCCGTGGACACCACTGAATTACTACGAACCTGCGGGCGCGTTCTCGATCGTGAGTCTGCCAGCGAGCGAGCAGCGGTTCTTTTACACCATGCTCGCCATCGCCATCCCTTTCATCTGGTTCGGCGTGTTGCTGACCGTGAAGCGGCTCCGCGATCTCGGCTATCCGCTCGGCTGGACCGTTCTGTTCTTCGTTCCCTTCGTGAATCTGCTTTTCTTTGTAGTGCTCAGCATTCTGCCCGGCGACTCAGCCGCCGCGTCCGCTACGGTTCAGGCAACCAGTTACTGGGAGAACGTTGCGCCGGAGAGCAAACTCGGCGCGGCGTTCGCCGGGGTGCTGCTTTGCACTCCGATCGCCCTGCTGCTGACGCTCTTCGGGGTCAAAGTACTGGCGAATTATGGATGGGGACTTTTCGTCGGCGTCCCGTTCGTTGTTGGATTCGTTTCCGTGGCTGTGTACAACCTGGGCGGGCGGCGGCGGAAGCGAGAGTCGATCGCGGTTTCGATGCTCGCGTTGTTGATCGCGGGCACGACGCTGTTGTTCGTCGCCATCGAAGGAGCAGTGTGCCTGCTGATGGCGCTGCCCATCGCGGCGCCGATCGCGATGATGGGCGGGGCGCTGGCCCACAGCATCTTCTCGCGTCCGTTGCCGCCGCATCCAGTACCGCAGGTGTTCGGGGCTCTGGTGCTGGCACTGCCCATGCTGATGGCCGGAGAACAGGGGGCGCACTTGCCGCCACGGCCCATTGCGATCCACTCGGAAGTGGTGGTGAATGCGCCTCCGCAGAAAGTCTGGAACCAACTGATCGCCTTCGCGCAGATCCCAGATCAGCGCGAATGGTTGTTCCATACCGGCGTCGCCTATCCCATCCGCGCCGAGATCCAGGGTCACGGGCCGGGCGCGGTGCGTTACTGCGTGTTCTCCACCGGAGCGTTCGTCGAGCCAATCGAGGTTTGGGACGAGCCGCACCGGCTGAGCTTCTCGGTGCGCGATCAGCCGCCGGTCATGCAGGAATGGTCACCATACGACATCAAGCCGGCCCACCTGGCACAGAACTACCTGCTTTCGCGCCGCGGCGAGTTCCGGCTCACCGAATTACCCGGCGGGCGCACGCGCCTGGAAGGTACGACCTGGTACGAGAACCGCTTCTGGCCCGGAGCCTACTGGCAGGTGTGGTCGGATTACTTCATCCATCGCATCCACATGCGGGT